DNA sequence from the Mauremys mutica isolate MM-2020 ecotype Southern chromosome 9, ASM2049712v1, whole genome shotgun sequence genome:
ACTGGGAAAGCACCTGCAGCAGTACACTTAGTCTTTCCCTGAAATCCCTCAATGCACCTGCTCACCCTTAGTGACAGCTTGGACAGCTTAGTGTAGTGTCTTTGTTGCCTGTCAAATGGTTGCATGAAGGCCTGAGAGCATCTAGTGGGCTGGGCTTGGATTTGCAAATTCCCCCAGTTCAGAATGGGCTTGAGCATTATCTCCATGCAGACTTTAGTTGAATGGATAAATTACAATAAAACAGTGgagacgggggtggagggggaggagtttaCTGAAACACAGAGGATAACTAGCTAGCTAAATCCATAAGCATGGTAAGCCATCTGGGACTGCACTAATTCTTACAGAAGAATAGAGTATAAATAAATAACCCATATTTATGATTGtcaaacaaatttattagagTGGGTGAAAAAAATCATTGAAACATTTTTTCAACAAAGAAGTGGCTTTTTGATCAAAATGGTATTTTGTTgtagaaaattttcattttggctaGAATACTCCAGATTTTTATGGAAATCAAAAACAAagatttttgttaaaatattgggtTTTGGTATtcaaaaactaaacatttttatcccaaaaataatttttgaaaacTGGCTTTTTCtctcagttttttttaaagttaaaatgttttaatttttggtttctcatttaaaaccaaaataaacaaataaataaataaattgaacagaaattttgaaaaaaatgattaaaaaaacttcctctgaaaaaaaatttatcttttaaaaaaatttatacTGTATAATTAAATATATTCACCATTTTTATGTGAGCCATTGATAGTTATTGTGTGATGACAACCCTTTGACAATCCATTTTTATTACAGCCAATACCACTTTAAAAGAAGTCAAAATATGATcagtaaataaaatacatttccttTAGTCATGCATCTGTGTTGAAATCCTGGTTTCAAATACCGGAGACTCTGAGAAAGTTTGCATCCAGATTCATATGCGAACTTTGTGACTAGCCTCAACTCAATTTTTGAAAGCccttaataatttaaaaaacaacacgaGAGGCACAAAAGGCATAAGAGCAATATTTATAGCACTGTACAGATATAGCACGACATTCTAGAACAGAGATTCTGATTCAGAAAAATTAGCACAGTAAGTCCTTTaaacctcaatcctgcaaacacttttaaCGTGGCTGCTTACTTGGGGGAGTATTCCAGTTGACTTCTGTGAGCAGAATTAAGTCAGTGGGTTAGTTTGGTTCATCATGAGAAATATACAATAGccactgcagaagagaagatatCACAACCAATATATTGTTAGCGactaatattttaattaaatcaatGGCTGGAACATATGGGAGACACATGAGTACAATCAGAGCTTGTTATTTGTTAAAATGATACTATTAAATTAGCTCCTTTCTTGGTTAACGAATTGTTTGGGAGCCAATCCTGATTTTCTTCCCAGACAGTCTTTATTTCTAAATATTTGCTGGGTTGTTTGGACAAAGGATTTTTCCAACTATAGGTGGTTTGAGAACTATTTTATTTTTGATGGGCGCGATATGCTTTTTGTGTTGTCTGATTGGTCATCTAAGTCACGTGGTCCTTCACCCTGATTCGCTGACAAACTTTTTCTACACGAGGCGAAGGGAAATGTGTACAGAGCGGGGATACAACATTCGAAGCTGGCTGGAGTGGCAATTCGGCCgtgtgtgtgaggagcccagGTTCTGCAGGCAAGCGGCCCATGGGAGCATACAGCTAGGAAGATAAAGAACAATGTACTTTCAGGTACAGCTCTTCAGAGGACTAACATTCCTGCTAGCATATCTGGAACCAGTCAGGATTCATGAGCTGATCAGAACTCGGAGATTTATCCAGCACCAAAATATCCAGGTATCCATTGACTTTGTGCTGTTCACGCACCCCTCCTCAGTGAGCCCTCAGACTGAGTCAGAGGTTAGGGCTTGCCAGGAATATCCTCGCCTTCATTCCAAATAAATATGGGCTTGTTGCAAACGAATGGAGACGCAGAGACAATAATCATTGGGTGGTTCATCTAACCGGGTGTCCCTAACCAATTTAGCTCAGGCCAGGGGGGTCAAGGAAGTTTACCTTGTTTCACCCATTAGCGGCGGGCAGTATTTCTCAGCGAGTTGAGGTGCTGGCAGCTAGCCCTCGCACCCTGCTTGGGAGACACAGTCGGGCAGGGCTCCGAAGCAGTGTACCAGTCCCGCTGCACAATGGCATCAATGCACCCTGACTGCCTGCAGCGGGATCATCGCTGGGGCGGggacgggaagaggtggggaacgCCGGGGCCAAGAGGCTAGTGAGATCACTGGCTCCTGCTCGACTTCTCGGGGGAGTGGTAGGAAGAGGAGGCGGAGTCCGCAGCCAGTTCCCCCaattggaggggctgggggcgggccaGGGTAGGACTATAATGCCATTGATGCTGTGATCAGCAGTCAGACAATAACAACAGACCAAAAGAGCAAAGCTCAACGGATTCCACCTGCCCATGCAGTAGCCACCCGGTGCCATTGCgtctctttccctctctgtcaCCATGATGTCTATGAACAGCAAGCAGGCTTTCAGCATGCACCCCATCCTGCACGAGCCGAAATACACCCACCTGCACACCAGCTCGGAGGCCATCAGGAGAGCCTGTCTACCAGCCCCCCAGGTAAGCGGCACAAACAGTCCAGCACGTCCCTGAGAGCGGGACTGATGTCAGGCCGCTTTGCTGCCGGCTGCCTGGGGGCCCCGCGCTAGATGTACATGCATTTCAGTTTATTTCATAGGCAAGGGAAAGATGCAGGAGTCATGAACAGCGgatggattatttttatttagtgTCTTCGGCTAATGCTTAGACCCTCTGTGTGATGGGGATTCCGCAAACTGCCTCTaactttttctttaatttaattttgcagGCAGTCACATTCAGCAGAATCTCTCTAACTAAATTGGCGATAAGTTTGTCGGGCAATTTCGATTCCTAGTATATTTTTTCCTGGAAGGAATATAAATTCTGTGAAGGACCCAAGTATGTGTTTGCGGGGCAGTTTGCTCGGGGTTCCCGGTTTAAGAAATAAGGCGAATGGCTTGCAGCTATTTGGAGTAAGAAAAAGAAACGGTCTCCCTCACTTTCTGGGCATGTTTGCCGGATTTAGGTCCATTGCCTGGTTTTATtcgttttttttgggggggggggtgttttgttttttccaaaaaTCTCTTTGCTTTGGACGAGCGTTGCCTTGAAGATTGGGTTAGATCATGTTGGCATTGGCTGGTAATTCTCCTAACGGGATGTTGGTGTCCTGACACCGAAGCCTCTCCTGCTCCTCTAGTCTGGGGTGACCCGTTGCCTGTCGCCAGTCTTGCCCCCCTTGCATTTCAGAGAGCTATCGCGTGCTTCACACTCTTctggcatttttgtttttttgtttcctcAGATCCAAGGCAATATCTTCGCGGGCTTCGATGAGACTTTGCTGAGAGGGGCTGAAGCTCTGGCAGCTGTGGATATAGTGTCTCAGAAAACCCATCCCTTCAAACCAGATGCCACCTACCACACCATGAGCAGCGTCTCCTGCACGCCCACCTCTTCTTCGGTTCACCTGCACCACCCCTCGGTGCTGACcacccaccatcaccaccaccaccaccaccagccctCGCAGGGTTTGGAGGGGGAGCTCCTGGACCACCTCAACTCTGCCATCCCGCTGGGGGGTGTGCCCGGACCCGAGGTGGGCTCCACGCCCTCCCACCCGCACTCCCACATGCCAGCCCTCAACCACATGGCCCACCACCCTCAGTCCATGAACATGTCTCACCCCCACGGCTTGGCCTCCCATGCTGTCATCTCAGGCCCCGAGACAGAGACAGACCCCAGGGAGCTGGAGTCCTTTGCTGAGCGGTTCAAGCAGAGGAGGATCAAACTTGGGGTGACCCAGGCGGATGTGGGCTCCGCCTTGGCCAACCTGAAGATCCCAGGTGTTGGCTGCCTGAGCCAAAGCACCATCTGCAGGTTCGAGTCCCTCACCTTGTCCCACAACAACATGGTGGCCCTGAAGCCCATTTTGGAGGCTTGGCTGGAGGAGGCTGAGAGGGCTCAAAGAGAGAAAATGACCAAGCCCGaaatctacactgggggggacaAGAAACGCAAGCGCACTTCCATAGCAGCCCCGGAGAAGAGGTCGCTGGAAGCTTATTTTGCTGTGCAGCCCAGACCTTCCTCGGAGAAAATCGCAGCCATTGCAGAGAAGTTAGACTTGAAGAAGAATGTGGTGCGCGTCTGGTTTTGCAACCAAAGACAGAAACAGAAAAGGATGAAATTTTCTGCAACCTACTGAgagctggagaggggatgggagggcaGAGAAAACCAGTgttcgccccctcccccaagccagccctggaATGATCTGCCTCCCCAGCTCCTAAATCAGGCAGatattttttaaagggaaaaccaCCAAGAACTGGTGACTTCGCTCTCCTCTCGAATCCGCCGTTGTCTCTGCAAATCAAAGAACTGGGCATAATAGTGTTACTAATAAAGacttttttaaaagacaaaaccaTACAGGAGAAAGGTATAGAACTTTCCAATAGTCCTGGTGAGTGAATGTCAGGGCTTGTGTCTTTGAGATGAAACCCGCTTACCCCCTCCACTGACTACTAGAAAAtggcagaggagaaaaaaaatcaatgaaactTGAAAAAATGTTTATTCTCAGTTTCAGATACTCTTTTTATATTTATGATTGTAAATATGTCCTTGTGATGGCACTCTACCGGGGTTGGAAAGTTCCGTTCTGTTAGGTTGCTGTATAGCACGTCATCCATgtcaaactctttttttttaaatttaaacaagCATTCACTTGAAGGGCTCCTCACCTCCACACACACTTGCATGGTTTACTTGGCTTTCCCCCTTTCTCATCTAGCTGCAAATCCGTCGCATTTTTGCAATAACTGTTCTGTTTCTACCTCATCAGctaaaaaataatggaaaaaaagagaaaaggacaAAATATCAGGTCCATGGATTAATGGTTTGTTTGGAAAATTGGGGacttattttgcttttgttttacttGAAATGTTTAACGTCCATATAATTTCACTGTAAAAAACGCTTTGACAATCAAATAATTAAATCTCATATTTATGACATTTCCCCTTGAAATGAGTGTAATAACGTGTAAGTAACTGGTCTACTTGCTTCTCACCATAAAAGCTCTTGGATTTGACATACGAATTTCTTTTCTCTGTACAATTCACTCGTTTCTGTGCGGTTTTTATTTTCCAGGATGCATTGACCCAGGGGAAAGTTTTATTTTTGAGAGGTCGAACTTATGTGTAACTTAAAGAAAACTCACTATGGTTATCAGAAGTTATTAGTAAATAACTTGTTACTTTGCAAATATTTAACTCTGCACTTTCTaaggcaagatttttttttgcttt
Encoded proteins:
- the LOC123377689 gene encoding brain-specific homeobox/POU domain protein 3 isoform X2, coding for MYFQVQLFRGLTFLLAYLEPVRIHELIRTRRFIQHQNIQIQGNIFAGFDETLLRGAEALAAVDIVSQKTHPFKPDATYHTMSSVSCTPTSSSVHLHHPSVLTTHHHHHHHHQPSQGLEGELLDHLNSAIPLGGVPGPEVGSTPSHPHSHMPALNHMAHHPQSMNMSHPHGLASHAVISGPETETDPRELESFAERFKQRRIKLGVTQADVGSALANLKIPGVGCLSQSTICRFESLTLSHNNMVALKPILEAWLEEAERAQREKMTKPEIYTGGDKKRKRTSIAAPEKRSLEAYFAVQPRPSSEKIAAIAEKLDLKKNVVRVWFCNQRQKQKRMKFSATY
- the LOC123377689 gene encoding brain-specific homeobox/POU domain protein 3 isoform X3, encoding MHPILHEPKYTHLHTSSEAIRRACLPAPQIQGNIFAGFDETLLRGAEALAAVDIVSQKTHPFKPDATYHTMSSVSCTPTSSSVHLHHPSVLTTHHHHHHHHQPSQGLEGELLDHLNSAIPLGGVPGPEVGSTPSHPHSHMPALNHMAHHPQSMNMSHPHGLASHAVISGPETETDPRELESFAERFKQRRIKLGVTQADVGSALANLKIPGVGCLSQSTICRFESLTLSHNNMVALKPILEAWLEEAERAQREKMTKPEIYTGGDKKRKRTSIAAPEKRSLEAYFAVQPRPSSEKIAAIAEKLDLKKNVVRVWFCNQRQKQKRMKFSATY
- the LOC123377689 gene encoding brain-specific homeobox/POU domain protein 3 isoform X1, translated to MMSMNSKQAFSMHPILHEPKYTHLHTSSEAIRRACLPAPQIQGNIFAGFDETLLRGAEALAAVDIVSQKTHPFKPDATYHTMSSVSCTPTSSSVHLHHPSVLTTHHHHHHHHQPSQGLEGELLDHLNSAIPLGGVPGPEVGSTPSHPHSHMPALNHMAHHPQSMNMSHPHGLASHAVISGPETETDPRELESFAERFKQRRIKLGVTQADVGSALANLKIPGVGCLSQSTICRFESLTLSHNNMVALKPILEAWLEEAERAQREKMTKPEIYTGGDKKRKRTSIAAPEKRSLEAYFAVQPRPSSEKIAAIAEKLDLKKNVVRVWFCNQRQKQKRMKFSATY